A part of Parvimonas micra genomic DNA contains:
- the rpsO gene encoding 30S ribosomal protein S15 translates to MITKEDKLRIIDEFKRSEGDTGSPEVQIALLSFRIKYLTEHLKEHKKDHATRRGLFKLIGQRKGLLKYLSNVDIERYRELTSKLQIRG, encoded by the coding sequence ATGATAACTAAAGAAGACAAATTAAGAATTATTGATGAATTTAAAAGAAGTGAAGGAGATACAGGTTCTCCAGAAGTTCAAATTGCATTATTAAGTTTCAGAATTAAATATTTAACTGAACACTTAAAAGAACATAAAAAAGACCATGCTACAAGAAGAGGTTTATTCAAATTAATCGGACAAAGAAAAGGTCTTTTAAAATATCTTAGTAATGTTGATATCGAAAGATACCGTGAATTAACTAGTAAATTACAAATAAGAGGATAA
- a CDS encoding GNAT family N-acetyltransferase produces the protein MIELKRIQRDELRRLYDIEYSSKTPKWKEYDAPYFDDFEFKTYDEFILSSEIEFFLGERVKGIYFNDILVGIVSKYWENEKTRWLEIGIVIFDDNFWSKGIGSKALSLWIDEIFNTEDNLEHIALTTWSGNIGMMKCSLKTGMILEGRIRKVRYHNNIFYDSMKYGILKDEWAKQVKN, from the coding sequence ATGATTGAACTAAAAAGAATTCAAAGAGATGAATTAAGACGATTATATGATATAGAATATTCAAGTAAAACACCTAAATGGAAAGAATATGATGCTCCATATTTTGATGATTTTGAATTTAAAACTTATGATGAATTTATTCTATCAAGCGAAATAGAATTCTTTTTGGGAGAAAGAGTAAAAGGAATTTATTTTAACGATATTCTAGTAGGAATAGTTTCAAAATATTGGGAAAACGAAAAAACTAGATGGCTTGAAATAGGAATTGTAATTTTTGATGATAATTTCTGGAGTAAAGGAATCGGCTCGAAGGCACTTTCGTTATGGATAGATGAAATTTTTAATACTGAAGATAATTTAGAACATATCGCTCTAACAACTTGGAGCGGAAATATAGGAATGATGAAATGTAGCTTAAAAACCGGTATGATACTTGAAGGAAGAATTAGAAAAGTTAGATACCATAATAATATATTTTATGATTCAATGAAGTATGGAATTTTAAAAGATGAGTGGGCAAAACAAGTTAAGAATTAA
- a CDS encoding peptidase U32 family protein: MKEVELLAPAGDIEKLKMAIIYGADAVYLAGESFGLRKASKNFTVEQLKEATDFVHERGKKIYITMNIIPHNDDLIGLEEYVRILVDIGVDALIVADAGIYTAVRSVSKDIEVHMSTQASVTNYRTVKFWYDLGIKRIVMARELSLEEINLIHKEVPEVDIEAFVHGAMCISYSGRCLLSNYMCGRDANKGDCAHACRWKYNLVEERRPGEYYPIEETEQGTFIYNSKDLCMLDSLEDVIKAGVHSLKIEGRVKTQYYVATVIRSYRIALDAINNGTYTKEMAERLLLEIKKASHRDFTKGFYYKKPDENDQLYNSSSYIRTYDFVGLVLDYDKKTKIATIEQRNRIFVGDEVEIFGPRDGFETFKIEKMYDDKGEEIDVAPRAKQIIKMPLPFEVKPWDIIRKQLSDE, from the coding sequence ATGAAAGAAGTTGAACTATTAGCCCCCGCAGGGGATATAGAAAAATTAAAAATGGCAATTATATATGGGGCAGATGCAGTTTATCTTGCAGGTGAATCATTCGGTTTAAGAAAAGCATCTAAGAATTTTACAGTTGAACAACTAAAAGAAGCTACTGATTTTGTTCATGAAAGAGGTAAAAAAATATATATAACAATGAATATTATTCCTCATAATGATGATTTAATAGGTCTTGAAGAATATGTAAGAATTCTAGTTGATATAGGTGTAGATGCATTAATCGTTGCAGATGCTGGAATATACACTGCTGTTCGTTCTGTAAGTAAAGATATTGAAGTACATATGAGCACACAGGCGAGTGTTACAAATTATAGAACTGTAAAATTTTGGTATGATTTAGGTATTAAACGAATTGTAATGGCAAGAGAATTATCTTTAGAAGAAATTAATTTAATACATAAGGAAGTACCTGAAGTTGATATTGAAGCTTTTGTCCATGGTGCAATGTGTATTTCATATTCAGGAAGATGCTTATTGAGCAACTATATGTGTGGAAGAGATGCAAACAAGGGAGATTGTGCTCATGCTTGTAGATGGAAATATAATTTAGTTGAAGAGAGAAGACCAGGAGAGTATTATCCTATTGAAGAAACAGAACAAGGAACTTTTATATATAATAGTAAAGATTTATGTATGTTGGATTCTCTTGAAGATGTTATCAAAGCAGGAGTTCATAGTTTAAAAATTGAAGGAAGAGTAAAAACTCAATACTATGTTGCAACTGTTATAAGGAGTTATAGGATTGCACTTGATGCAATAAATAACGGAACTTATACAAAAGAAATGGCAGAAAGACTTTTACTTGAAATAAAAAAAGCAAGTCATAGAGATTTTACAAAAGGATTTTATTATAAAAAACCTGATGAAAATGATCAACTTTACAATTCAAGCTCATATATAAGGACTTATGATTTTGTTGGACTTGTTTTAGATTACGATAAGAAAACGAAAATCGCAACAATAGAACAGAGAAATAGAATTTTTGTTGGAGATGAAGTTGAAATTTTCGGACCTAGAGATGGTTTTGAAACTTTTAAAATAGAAAAAATGTATGATGATAAAGGCGAAGAAATAGATGTTGCTCCAAGAGCAAAACAAATTATAAAAATGCCTTTACCATTTGAAGTAAAGCCTTGGGATATAATTAGAAAGCAATTATCTGATGAATAA
- a CDS encoding O-methyltransferase, producing MEIVANYVSEYIRSLEQSKEPILIEMEEYASINKVPIIEVEVARFLEFLVMLKKPKRILEIGTAIGYSSIIMNRAYPDSIITTIEIDEKNFLKAKEFIKRAGCEKNIDLIYADANDALDFITDEYDMIFMDAAKGQYISFFEKSIERLNHGGILVSDNILFRGLVAKEKNNIRRKNTIVKRLKEFLKIITNSDKFSTTIIPIDDGMAICYKK from the coding sequence ATGGAAATAGTTGCAAATTATGTTTCTGAATATATCAGGAGTTTAGAACAAAGTAAAGAGCCTATATTAATTGAAATGGAAGAATATGCTAGCATAAATAAAGTGCCAATTATAGAGGTAGAAGTTGCCAGATTTTTAGAATTTTTGGTAATGTTAAAAAAGCCAAAAAGAATATTAGAGATTGGAACAGCAATTGGCTATTCATCTATAATTATGAATAGAGCTTATCCTGATTCTATTATCACAACTATTGAGATTGATGAGAAAAATTTTTTAAAAGCTAAAGAGTTTATAAAAAGAGCAGGTTGTGAAAAGAATATTGATCTCATATATGCCGACGCAAATGACGCTCTAGATTTTATTACAGACGAATATGATATGATTTTTATGGATGCAGCAAAGGGACAGTATATAAGTTTTTTTGAAAAATCCATTGAAAGATTAAATCATGGAGGAATATTAGTTTCTGATAATATTTTATTCAGAGGTCTTGTTGCAAAAGAGAAAAATAATATAAGAAGAAAAAATACAATAGTTAAAAGATTGAAAGAATTTTTGAAAATTATAACGAATAGTGATAAATTTTCAACTACTATAATACCAATAGACGATGGTATGGCTATATGTTATAAAAAATAG
- a CDS encoding YlbF family regulator, which yields MNIYNSILTFSNDFKNCDEVKEFKKLKKKIDENPENKKIIDDFHKKLYDYQIAKQNGEDVAEKEKQLNELNSILMSNSEISEFMAAEVRISTIMNDIVKMLEETIAE from the coding sequence ATGAATATTTATAATAGTATTTTAACTTTTTCAAATGATTTTAAAAATTGTGATGAAGTTAAAGAATTTAAGAAATTAAAGAAAAAGATTGATGAAAATCCTGAAAACAAAAAAATTATAGATGATTTTCATAAGAAATTATATGATTATCAAATTGCAAAACAAAATGGAGAAGATGTTGCTGAAAAAGAAAAGCAATTAAATGAATTGAACTCTATTTTGATGAGCAATTCTGAAATATCAGAATTTATGGCTGCTGAAGTTAGGATTTCAACTATAATGAATGATATTGTAAAAATGTTAGAAGAAACAATAGCGGAATAA
- a CDS encoding ribonuclease J has protein sequence MIPLGGVGEIGKNMSILEYDDEIIILDCGMTFPDDDMPGIDIVIPDITYLMKNIDRVKALFLTHGHEDHIGAVPYILKKINVPVYGTKLTLGLVESKLQEHNISKENLHLVNAGETVKTKHFSVEYIRACHSIPDSVSFGIKTPVGNIIFTGDFKIDYTPIDGDKMDLHRIAQWGMDGVMLLCADSTNVERPGYTLSESSVGDTFIELFSKAYGRIIVATFASNLHRVQQIIKAAEKFKRKVAVSGRSMVNVIKVATELNKLEIKKGTLIDLKDINKYDESEIVLLMTGSQGEPMSALNRMAYGEHRKLVLTENDTVIISASPIPGNEKIFFGLVNRLVEMGVKVIHSSLADVHVSGHACQEELKLIHTLVKPKYFIPVHGESRHLKRHAKLAVEMGMPEENIFIGRNGTVFEFNYKQEGFISGTVESGNILVDGLGVGDVGSAVLRDRKHLSEDGIIIVMVVLEKSTKEIISGPEIVSRGFIYVKENLDLVSEMRKVVENTLNICKEDSITDIGTMRYNIRKDLNSYIYHEIKRGPMIIPIITEL, from the coding sequence ATGATACCCTTAGGAGGCGTTGGTGAAATAGGTAAAAATATGTCTATTTTGGAATATGATGATGAAATTATCATTTTGGATTGTGGTATGACTTTTCCGGATGATGATATGCCAGGAATAGATATTGTAATTCCCGATATTACCTATTTAATGAAAAATATTGATAGGGTAAAAGCACTTTTTTTGACACATGGACATGAAGATCACATCGGAGCCGTCCCATATATACTAAAAAAAATAAATGTACCGGTTTATGGAACTAAATTGACTTTAGGGCTTGTTGAAAGTAAACTGCAGGAACATAATATTAGTAAGGAAAATTTGCACTTGGTAAATGCAGGAGAAACCGTAAAAACTAAGCATTTTTCTGTTGAATATATAAGAGCATGTCATAGTATTCCTGACAGTGTAAGTTTCGGAATAAAAACGCCGGTCGGGAATATTATTTTTACAGGAGATTTTAAAATTGATTATACGCCTATTGATGGAGATAAAATGGATTTACATCGTATTGCTCAATGGGGAATGGATGGAGTTATGCTCTTATGTGCAGACAGTACCAATGTTGAAAGACCCGGTTATACTCTTAGTGAAAGTTCCGTCGGCGATACCTTTATAGAACTTTTTAGTAAAGCTTATGGAAGAATTATTGTTGCGACGTTTGCATCTAACTTACATCGTGTACAACAAATAATAAAAGCTGCAGAAAAATTTAAACGAAAAGTTGCAGTTTCAGGACGTTCTATGGTTAATGTTATTAAAGTTGCTACTGAACTCAACAAATTAGAAATAAAAAAAGGAACTCTTATTGACTTAAAAGATATTAATAAATATGATGAATCGGAAATTGTGCTTTTGATGACAGGAAGCCAAGGTGAACCTATGAGCGCATTAAACAGAATGGCTTATGGTGAACATAGAAAACTTGTATTGACTGAAAATGATACCGTAATTATTTCAGCATCACCAATTCCTGGAAATGAAAAAATCTTTTTCGGACTTGTAAATCGCCTTGTTGAAATGGGAGTTAAGGTTATTCATTCTTCACTTGCAGATGTTCATGTTTCAGGTCATGCTTGTCAGGAAGAATTAAAGTTAATTCATACTTTAGTAAAACCAAAGTATTTTATTCCAGTTCATGGAGAATCAAGACATTTAAAAAGACATGCAAAATTAGCTGTCGAGATGGGGATGCCTGAAGAAAATATATTCATAGGAAGAAATGGAACTGTTTTTGAATTTAATTATAAGCAAGAAGGTTTTATATCGGGCACTGTTGAATCCGGAAATATTTTGGTTGACGGTCTTGGAGTTGGTGATGTAGGTAGTGCAGTTTTAAGAGATAGAAAACATCTATCAGAAGATGGTATTATAATCGTTATGGTAGTTCTTGAAAAATCTACTAAAGAAATAATTTCCGGACCTGAAATAGTTTCAAGAGGATTTATCTACGTAAAGGAAAATTTAGATCTTGTTTCTGAAATGAGAAAAGTTGTTGAAAACACCTTGAATATTTGTAAGGAAGATTCTATAACAGATATTGGAACTATGAGATATAATATAAGGAAAGATCTAAATTCTTATATCTATCATGAAATAAAAAGAGGTCCAATGATTATTCCTATAATTACAGAACTTTAG
- a CDS encoding Fur family transcriptional regulator, whose product MEVKDMKKLLVENNYKITKQREIVFNVLNENKGNHLSPEELHEIASKYDKDLGIATVYRTLVIFDKMNIVHKLDFDDKRYRYEIIRDDDKHQHHHLLCKDCGKIIEVEEDYLETLEQIIEEKYKFKIINHDLKFYGKCSDCSNLEKK is encoded by the coding sequence ATGGAAGTAAAAGATATGAAAAAATTGTTAGTTGAAAACAACTATAAGATTACTAAACAAAGAGAAATTGTTTTTAATGTTTTAAACGAAAACAAAGGTAATCATTTAAGTCCTGAAGAACTACATGAAATAGCAAGTAAATATGACAAAGATTTGGGAATTGCTACAGTTTACCGTACTCTTGTTATTTTTGATAAGATGAATATAGTTCATAAATTGGATTTTGATGATAAAAGATACAGATATGAAATAATAAGAGATGATGACAAACATCAACATCATCATCTTTTATGTAAGGATTGTGGTAAGATAATTGAAGTAGAAGAAGATTATTTAGAAACTTTGGAACAAATAATAGAAGAAAAATACAAATTTAAAATTATAAACCATGATTTAAAATTCTATGGAAAGTGTTCAGATTGTTCAAATCTTGAAAAAAAGTAG
- a CDS encoding DUF1292 domain-containing protein produces MERFEAFDENGKKIIFELVETFGMNDSEYAVLNSNNDVNTYILKIIYDKDGNINLEGIDDDELSDAIEIYEELKSEKEKI; encoded by the coding sequence TTGGAGCGTTTTGAAGCTTTTGACGAAAATGGGAAAAAAATTATTTTTGAATTAGTTGAAACTTTTGGTATGAATGATAGTGAATATGCAGTTTTAAATTCAAATAATGATGTAAATACGTATATTTTGAAAATTATATATGATAAGGATGGAAACATTAATCTGGAAGGTATTGATGATGATGAACTTTCCGATGCGATAGAAATTTATGAAGAATTAAAGTCAGAAAAAGAAAAAATTTAG
- the ruvX gene encoding Holliday junction resolvase RuvX, which yields MNRYMALDVGDRTIGVAVSDPLFIMAEGYSTIFRESIEKDLESLKNIIVKENIIKVVVGLPKNMNNTIGPQGEKVLSFVDELKDFLVKNSFDIEIVMQDERLTTVSAERILIEGNMSRKKRKKVIDKVAATYILQSYLDRK from the coding sequence ATGAATAGATATATGGCTTTAGATGTAGGCGATAGAACTATAGGAGTAGCTGTTAGCGATCCTTTGTTTATTATGGCGGAAGGGTATAGTACAATTTTTAGGGAAAGTATTGAGAAAGATTTAGAGTCTTTAAAAAACATAATTGTTAAAGAAAATATAATTAAAGTTGTTGTTGGACTTCCTAAGAATATGAATAACACAATTGGACCACAAGGCGAAAAAGTTTTATCTTTTGTAGACGAGTTGAAAGATTTTTTAGTTAAAAATAGTTTTGATATAGAAATAGTTATGCAAGATGAAAGACTTACAACCGTTAGCGCTGAAAGAATTTTAATTGAAGGAAATATGAGTAGAAAAAAGAGAAAAAAAGTGATAGATAAAGTCGCTGCCACTTACATTTTACAGTCATATTTGGATAGAAAATAG
- a CDS encoding IreB family regulatory phosphoprotein → MSNEFNETMRIEIPNDKKSIKEIIKIVYSALEIKGYNPKNQIIGYILSGDPTYITSYNNARGLIRQVSRDEILEEFLENYIKD, encoded by the coding sequence ATGTCAAACGAATTTAATGAAACAATGAGAATTGAAATACCAAATGATAAGAAAAGTATTAAGGAAATAATAAAAATCGTGTATTCAGCACTCGAAATTAAGGGATATAATCCTAAAAACCAAATTATAGGATATATTCTTTCAGGGGATCCTACTTATATTACTAGCTATAATAATGCTAGAGGTTTAATTAGACAAGTTAGTAGAGATGAAATACTTGAAGAATTTTTAGAAAATTATATAAAAGATTAG
- the alaS gene encoding alanine--tRNA ligase: MRRLGLNEIREEYLEFFESKGHLRLKSYPLIPNNDKSLLLINAGMAPLKDYFTGVKKMSKNRATSSQKCIRTADIDNVGKTQRHGTFFEMLGNFSFGDYFKREAITWAWEFLTEKLEMDKNLLSVTVYEEDDEAYDIWRNEVGLSAEKIQRLGKEDNFWELEVGPCGPCSEIMYDRGEKYTNPDDRFMEIWNLVFTQFNKDKDGNYHRLEHPNIDTGMGLERLTLVLEEKDNIFEIGLVDTIIKKIEEISGVKYKSNEISDISIRVIADHARAMTFLIYDGVIPSNEQRGYVLRRLIRRAARHGKLLGIKDNFLVDVSKVVMEAYNTEYPELLEDSERIFKILNAEESKFQETIEQGLGILNSYIEDEKSKNSKILSGDKAFKLYDTYGFPLDLTKEILEEQKMTVDEEAFNKNMEKQKIRARQGRNVSSAGWSEKNTDYLKSLETTEFLGYTENVCIGKVIKLFKDELEVSILNQGDKALLVSDKTVFYGEGGGQVGDVGIIEGKHCKLKVLDTKKNKNNGIFHSVEVIEGSVKLNDELIFKIDVNNRRDIMKNHSATHLLHQALIEVLGNHINQAGSLVDANKLRFDITHFEAISPEDLKRVEQIVNDKIALNLETIIKEVPLEESSKMGAIGLFEDKYKDIVRVVSFGGWSIELCGGTHVKNVSEIQMFKIISESSVAAGVRRIEAITGRKVYDYLKKTENQIEEVSNVLKCKKAEMVSKAVSMVDEIKSLEKELKEIKLEITLSSLDSFIAEKKEINGISFIAKKVEFENQNDLRDLIDKLRDKLGTSVIVFANVYQGKLTFTVGVSKDLNARKINAGNIVREIAKLVGGNGGGRPDIASAGGKDLDKVDFALKQAEEILKSQF; this comes from the coding sequence ATGAGAAGATTAGGATTAAATGAAATTAGAGAAGAATATTTGGAGTTTTTTGAGAGCAAAGGACATTTGCGTTTGAAGAGTTATCCTTTAATTCCAAATAACGATAAAAGTTTATTACTTATAAATGCAGGAATGGCTCCGTTAAAAGATTATTTTACCGGAGTTAAAAAGATGAGTAAAAATAGAGCTACTTCCAGTCAAAAATGTATTAGAACAGCCGATATTGACAACGTTGGAAAAACTCAAAGACATGGAACTTTTTTTGAAATGTTAGGAAATTTTTCTTTTGGAGATTATTTTAAGAGAGAAGCTATAACTTGGGCTTGGGAATTTTTGACAGAAAAGCTTGAAATGGATAAAAATTTATTGTCTGTAACAGTTTATGAAGAAGATGATGAAGCTTATGATATTTGGAGAAATGAAGTTGGACTTTCAGCTGAAAAAATTCAAAGACTTGGAAAAGAAGATAATTTCTGGGAATTAGAAGTTGGACCCTGTGGCCCATGTTCCGAAATTATGTATGATAGAGGAGAAAAATATACAAATCCGGATGATAGATTTATGGAAATTTGGAATTTAGTTTTTACTCAGTTTAATAAAGATAAAGACGGGAATTATCATAGATTAGAACATCCAAACATTGATACCGGAATGGGACTTGAAAGACTTACTCTAGTTTTAGAAGAAAAGGACAATATATTTGAGATAGGCTTGGTTGATACAATAATAAAGAAAATAGAAGAAATTTCAGGAGTTAAATACAAATCAAATGAAATTTCTGATATTTCCATAAGAGTAATTGCAGATCATGCCAGAGCTATGACTTTTTTAATCTATGATGGTGTAATTCCAAGTAATGAACAAAGAGGTTATGTTTTAAGAAGACTAATAAGACGTGCAGCAAGACATGGCAAATTGTTGGGAATTAAGGATAATTTCTTAGTAGATGTTTCAAAAGTTGTTATGGAAGCATATAATACGGAGTATCCTGAATTATTGGAAGATAGTGAAAGAATTTTTAAGATTTTAAATGCTGAAGAATCTAAATTTCAAGAAACAATAGAACAAGGTTTAGGTATTTTAAATTCTTATATAGAAGATGAAAAATCAAAAAATTCTAAGATTTTATCCGGAGATAAAGCTTTTAAATTGTATGATACTTATGGATTCCCATTGGACTTGACAAAAGAAATTTTGGAAGAACAAAAAATGACAGTTGATGAAGAGGCCTTTAATAAAAATATGGAAAAACAAAAAATTAGAGCAAGACAAGGAAGAAATGTTTCATCAGCGGGTTGGAGTGAAAAAAATACTGACTATTTAAAATCATTGGAAACTACTGAATTTTTAGGATATACAGAAAATGTATGTATTGGGAAAGTTATAAAATTATTTAAAGATGAGTTGGAAGTTTCAATTTTAAATCAAGGAGATAAGGCACTTTTAGTATCTGATAAAACTGTTTTCTATGGAGAAGGTGGTGGACAAGTAGGAGATGTCGGAATTATAGAAGGTAAGCATTGTAAACTTAAGGTTTTAGATACTAAGAAAAACAAAAATAATGGAATTTTCCATAGTGTAGAAGTTATTGAGGGAAGTGTTAAGTTAAATGATGAATTGATATTTAAAATAGATGTAAATAACAGACGTGATATTATGAAAAATCACTCTGCAACACATCTTTTACATCAAGCATTGATTGAAGTTCTAGGAAATCATATTAATCAAGCAGGTTCGTTAGTAGATGCAAATAAATTAAGGTTTGATATCACTCATTTTGAAGCTATAAGTCCAGAAGATTTAAAAAGAGTGGAACAAATTGTAAATGATAAGATTGCTTTAAATCTTGAAACAATTATAAAAGAAGTGCCTTTAGAAGAATCTTCAAAAATGGGAGCTATTGGTCTTTTTGAAGATAAATATAAAGATATTGTAAGAGTGGTTTCATTTGGAGGTTGGTCAATAGAACTTTGTGGTGGAACACATGTAAAAAATGTTAGCGAAATTCAAATGTTTAAAATAATTTCTGAATCAAGTGTTGCTGCCGGAGTTAGAAGAATTGAAGCTATAACAGGAAGAAAAGTTTATGACTATCTAAAGAAAACTGAAAATCAAATTGAAGAAGTTTCAAATGTATTAAAATGTAAAAAAGCCGAAATGGTTTCTAAAGCGGTTTCTATGGTTGATGAAATTAAATCATTGGAAAAGGAATTAAAAGAAATTAAATTAGAAATAACTTTGAGCAGTTTAGACTCTTTTATAGCTGAAAAGAAGGAAATAAATGGAATTTCATTCATAGCTAAAAAAGTGGAATTTGAAAATCAAAATGATTTGAGAGATTTAATTGATAAATTAAGAGATAAATTGGGTACAAGTGTAATAGTATTTGCCAATGTTTATCAGGGAAAACTTACCTTTACAGTTGGAGTGAGTAAAGATTTGAATGCAAGAAAAATTAATGCAGGAAATATTGTTAGAGAAATTGCTAAACTTGTTGGCGGTAACGGTGGTGGTAGACCGGATATTGCATCAGCTGGAGGTAAGGACTTGGATAAAGTTGATTTTGCTTTGAAACAGGCAGAAGAGATTTTAAAATCTCAATTTTAA
- a CDS encoding AI-2E family transporter: MLDFNLILNITIKILVSILLIVGIYVFIQFSNKKLENEDKIRFNKFKILRIVLYGLSVFFMIFLFKNYSILRITLVTFLASVVIAYILNPFMKFFERKNIKRIYAIILIYIIIALAIFVLGIGIFPSTFKQFKHLLFSLPDLVKNFVDYSDSIRKSLFTDTPFINNMISSINGQLVKIANTLLSSSASWVTGMVAGISGFIAVIIQLILIPVITFYLLLEKDKILEAISKRVPDRYENFLVRIWREIDESLSMFVRGRIIMAIFVGVATMIYLMLFGIEFSFVIGVITCVADIIPYIGPFLGFVPAVLLALFKGPFTAFWVAVLFCFVQWLENNILGPKILGDSTGMHPLIVLILLIIGGGMFGVLGMIFSVPVAAVIKIIYKHTKPYVKKYLYKDKIDN, translated from the coding sequence ATGTTAGATTTTAATTTAATTTTAAATATTACTATAAAAATTTTAGTTTCTATTTTGTTAATTGTTGGAATTTATGTATTCATCCAATTTTCAAATAAAAAATTAGAAAATGAAGATAAAATAAGGTTTAATAAGTTTAAAATTTTAAGAATAGTGTTATATGGGTTATCAGTATTTTTTATGATTTTTTTATTTAAGAATTATTCAATTTTAAGGATAACTTTAGTTACATTTTTGGCATCAGTTGTTATTGCGTATATTTTAAATCCATTTATGAAGTTTTTTGAGAGAAAAAACATAAAGAGAATATATGCTATAATACTTATTTATATTATAATTGCTCTTGCTATTTTTGTTTTGGGGATAGGAATATTTCCTAGTACATTTAAGCAATTTAAACATTTATTGTTTTCTTTGCCTGATTTGGTCAAAAATTTTGTAGATTATAGTGACAGTATTAGAAAAAGTTTATTTACAGATACACCTTTTATTAATAATATGATAAGTAGTATAAATGGTCAACTTGTAAAAATTGCTAATACATTATTATCGTCTTCAGCATCTTGGGTAACGGGAATGGTTGCAGGCATTTCCGGTTTTATAGCAGTGATTATTCAGCTAATTTTAATTCCTGTAATAACATTTTATTTATTGCTTGAAAAAGATAAAATTTTAGAAGCAATAAGTAAAAGAGTACCTGATAGGTATGAAAATTTTTTAGTAAGAATTTGGAGAGAAATAGATGAATCATTATCCATGTTTGTAAGAGGTAGAATTATAATGGCTATATTTGTAGGAGTAGCTACTATGATTTATCTAATGCTTTTTGGAATTGAGTTCTCTTTTGTAATTGGAGTTATAACATGTGTGGCAGATATTATTCCATATATAGGGCCATTTTTAGGTTTTGTACCCGCTGTTTTACTTGCATTGTTCAAAGGTCCATTTACTGCATTTTGGGTTGCAGTACTGTTTTGCTTTGTTCAATGGCTTGAAAATAATATCTTAGGTCCAAAAATACTTGGAGATAGTACAGGAATGCACCCACTTATAGTTTTGATATTATTGATTATTGGTGGAGGAATGTTTGGCGTTTTAGGTATGATTTTCTCTGTACCGGTTGCTGCGGTTATAAAGATAATTTACAAACACACCAAGCCATATGTAAAAAAATATTTGTATAAAGATAAAATTGACAACTAA